DNA sequence from the Asticcacaulis sp. AND118 genome:
GCTGACGCCGTCCCTGCTGATTACCTCCACCGCCAATGAAGCCCAGACCACGGCCCGCCTGCGCGGCGTCGGCACGGTCGGCGACAATCCGGGTCTGGAATCCTCGGTGGGCGTGGTCATCGACGGCGTGGTGCGCGCCCGCACGGCCACGGCGATGAGCGATCTGGGCATGGTCGAGCGCGTCGAAATCCTCAAGGGCCCGCAAACCAGCCTGTTCGGCAAGGGGGCTTCCGCCGGCGTCATTCAGGCCGTGACCCAGGCCCCGCGCTTCACGCCGGAACAGGTTTATGAGCTGACGGCGGGCGAGCGCGGCACCTTTGCCGCCACCGCCTACGTCTCAGGACCACTGGCCGAGAAGCTGGCCGGGTCGCTCTCCCTCGTCCACCGCCAGCGCGAAGGCCAGTACCGCGTCGATACCGGCGTCGGCCCGCGCAGCGAAAGCCGCGACGGCGATCAGAACTACGATTCCGTGCGCGGTCAGTTGCTGTTCATGGACTCCGATCGCCTCAAAGTCAGACTGATCGCCGACTATACGGCGCGCGACGAAAACTGCTGCACGGGCACGGCGGTTCAGGTCGGCCTGAGCGCGCCGTGGCTCAACGGTCTGGCGTCGGGCCAGGGCGTGGCCACCAAGGCCGATGTCGACAGCCGCCACGCCTTCAGCAACCGCTCGACGGCTCAGCATATCAAGGACGGCGGCGTTTCGGGCGAGATCAACTGGCGTCTCGACAACGGCGCGACCCTGACCAGCCTGACCGCTGCGCGGCGCTTCGATCATCGTCAGGGCTACGACGCGGACTTCTCCGGCGCCGACATCTATTACCGCAATCCCGACGATTTCGGCACGCGCTTCGACACGCTGAGCCAGGAGTTCCGCTTGTCGGGGCGCAACGGGCCGCTCGACTGGCTGACCGGGCTTTACCTGTCTTCGGAAAAGCTGACCCGTCGCGACTCCTACGTCTATGGCGAGGATTACGAGTCCTACCTCAGCCTGCTGCTGTCGGGCGGTGCGTCGACCACCAGCCTGACGAGCCTGACCGGGCTGACGGCGGGCGTGGCCTATCCGGATGGCGGCGGGGCGCGCGACATCCACCGTCAGACCGAGCGCAACGCCGCCCTGTTCGCCAATCTGGACTGGGAACTGACGCCGGACGTGTCGGCGATTGTCGGCGTGCGCCTCAACCGTCAGACCAAGACGCTCGATTCCGCCTACAGAAATACCGATGGCGGCGTAGGCTGCGCGGCGGCGCAGGGTCTTAAATCGGCCGGCCTCGGCACCCTGTGTCAGTCCTTCTCCAACCCGGCCTTCAACGGTCTCGACATGACGCAGAAGCTGTCGGACGATGCGGTGACCGGCACTTTCAAGCTGAGCTGGCAGACGACCGCGTCGGTCATGACCTACGCCTCGGTGGCGCGCGGCTGGAAGGGTGGCGGTTTCAACCTCGACCGCGAACAGACAAGCACCTACGCCGCCGATCGCGATACCTCGTTCAAGCCGGAAACCGTCACCGCCTATGAGGTTGGGCTGAAGGGCCGCTGGTTCAACGGCCGCGTGGCCTTCGACGCCGCCGCCTTCCATCAGGCGTTCCGCGATTTTCAGCTCAACACCTTCCTGGGCGCGACCTTCCTCGTCACCTCCGTGCCGGAACTGACCTCGCGCGGGGTGGAAACCGAAACGCGCATCACGCTGAAGAACGGCCTGCGTCTGGTCAGCGGTGTGACCTGGGCCGAAAGCCAGTTCGGTCCGGAAATGGTGCCCGGCCTGCCGCGCCTGACGGACGCGCGCGCCTCTTTTGCTCCCAAATGGTCGGCGACGCTTCAGGCCGATTACCGCCGCGAATGGCGCGGGATGACTGTCGGGGCCGCCATCGATGCCCGCTACAATTCCGACTATAATACGGGCTCAGACCTCGCTCCGATCAAGATTCAGGGTGCCTATACGTTGATGAACGGCCGCCTGAGCCTCGCCAATCGCGACGAGACGGTGGCGCTGGACCTGTGGGCCACCAACCTGACGGACGAGACCTATTATCAGGTGGTCTTCGGCGCGCCGCTTCAGTCGGGCACTTTCAACGCCTTTCTGGGTCAGCCGCGCACCATCGGCCTGACCCTGCGCTTCCGCCGATAGGCTTTGCGGGACCGGGCATCTGTGCTAAGGCCCCGCCCCTATGACCGAACCGTCCGAAATTTCACCTGAGACAAATTCACCTCAGACTCCGGCCACGCCCTACCGCGTGTCCGTGCTGACCATGTTCCCGGAGGCCTTCCCCGGCCCCCTGGGCGTGTCCGTTCTGGGGAATGCCAGCAAAGAATCTCAGCTTTGGGCGCTTGAGCCTGTGGACATTCGGACATTTTCGAGCGATAAGCGCGGCTTTCTCGACGACACCCCTGCCGGGGGCGGTCCGGGTCAGGTGCTGAAGGCCGATGTTATCGCCAAGGCATTAGACAGTTTAGGCGCTGATGACCGGCCGAAAGTCTATATGAGCGCCCGTGGACGGCGGCTCACGCAGGACAAGGTCAGGGAATGGTCGAAGGCTTCGGGCCTGATCGTCTTGTGCGGTCGTTTCGAAGGCGTCGATCAGCGCGTGCTGGATGCGCGCGGTTTCGAAGAGATCAGCGTCGGCGACGCCGTCCTTGCGGGCGGAGAGGCGGCGGCGATGGTTACCATAGAGGCGGTCGTGCGGCTCATTCCCGGTGTTCTCGGGGCCGCCGAAAGTCTCGACACCGAGAGTTTTGAGGATGGTCTCCTCGAACACCCGCAGTACACGCGACCGCGGACGTTCGAGGGCCTCGACATCCCCGAAGTGCTTCTATCCGGCGATCACAAGAAGATGGCCGTGTGGAAGCAGAAACAAAGAGAGGCCACCACGAAGGAACGCAGACCGGATCTCTGGGCGGCGTATCTTTCCAAATTACAGGCAAAAGGCGCTCCGAAACCGGAGTAAGCCTCAACATTAAGGATACAGACATGAACCTGCTTCAGCAGATCGAGGCCGAAGAAGTCGCCAAGCTTAAGGGCGACAAGACCTTTCCGGCTTTCCAACCGGGCGACACCGTCCGCGTCAACGTGAAGATCAAGGAAGGCGACCGTGAGCGCGTTCAGGCCTATGAGGGCGTCGTGATCGCCCGCGCCGGCACGGGCATCAACGAAACCTTCACCGTCCGCAAGATTTCCTTCGGCGAAGGCGTGGAGCGTAAGTTCCCGATCCTGTCGCCGAACATCGACTCGATCGAAGTCAAGCGTCGCGGCGTCGTCCGTCGCGCCAAGCTGTACTACCTGCGCGACCGTCGCGGTAAGTCGGCGCGCATCGTCGAGCGTTCGCAAAACTCGACCCGCGGCTCGAAGGGCGACGAACTGCGCGCCCAGATGGCCAACGGTTCGACCGAAGGCTAAGCCATCGTTTGAAGCGAGAATTGAAAACCCCGCCGGTTCGTCCGACGGGGTTTTTTCTTGACGTAGGCAACAAAACTCTTTTGAGTTCAATTCAAAAATACACGCTAGGGTCTATTTTTGAATAAGCCTACATTTATTGCCTACATAGATGAAGCTGGTGACGAAGGTTTTGGCAAACTGAAAGCCCGCCCCGGCGCAAGCGGCCAATCTGCTTGGTTTCTTTTGGGCGCTTGCATCGTGCGCGCAGAAAACGATCTGCTTTTACCCAAATGGCGGGATGAGATTTTGTCCAGCTTTCATGGGAGCAAGATGAGAGACCTTCACTTTAGAAATCTCAAACACGATCAAAAAGTTGTAGCATGTCAAATTTTATCGGGCAAAAAAATCGGTGTATGTGTTGTTGCATCAAATAAGATCACGATTGCAGAACATCAAAAAAGGGAAATTTTTAAAAAACCACAACATCTATATAATTATATGGTGAGATTTTTGTTAGAGCGCGTTACTAGCGCTTGTGCAGAAGCGGCCAAAAAATCGGGTTCTAATTCTTGTGCATTAAAAATTGTTTTTTCTCGAAGAGGCGGCACTAATTATCAAACAATGAAAGAATATCTTGCATTGATTAGAGATGGGAAGGAAAAAATATTCTCAAATTATAAAATAGATTGGTCAGTTTTAGACATAGATTCTATTGAAGTTGAAAACCACTCCAAAAGAGCCGGCTTGCAAGTCGCAGACGTTATCACAAGTGCGATGTTCTGTGCGCTGGAGCCTAACGCTTATGGAAATTTTGAACCGAGATATGCTAATATCTTGCAAGGCAAGTACATCAAATCAAAAGGAAGATTGTTAAATTTCGGTGTAACCCTAATTCCACCATTAGGGAGAAACCCAATCTGCGATGAGCGTCGTAAGTTTTTACTTCAATTGAAATAGGGTGGCGAGCCCCTGGCTCCTGATTCACATCGCAATGGATGCTGCCGCCATAAGGCAACTCGGAGTTTAAGTCCAGCGCTTGCTCGCCGAGTCGTATAATAGTGCTTCTCGCATAATTTGCAA
Encoded proteins:
- a CDS encoding DUF3800 domain-containing protein encodes the protein MNKPTFIAYIDEAGDEGFGKLKARPGASGQSAWFLLGACIVRAENDLLLPKWRDEILSSFHGSKMRDLHFRNLKHDQKVVACQILSGKKIGVCVVASNKITIAEHQKREIFKKPQHLYNYMVRFLLERVTSACAEAAKKSGSNSCALKIVFSRRGGTNYQTMKEYLALIRDGKEKIFSNYKIDWSVLDIDSIEVENHSKRAGLQVADVITSAMFCALEPNAYGNFEPRYANILQGKYIKSKGRLLNFGVTLIPPLGRNPICDERRKFLLQLK
- the trmD gene encoding tRNA (guanosine(37)-N1)-methyltransferase TrmD; translated protein: MTEPSEISPETNSPQTPATPYRVSVLTMFPEAFPGPLGVSVLGNASKESQLWALEPVDIRTFSSDKRGFLDDTPAGGGPGQVLKADVIAKALDSLGADDRPKVYMSARGRRLTQDKVREWSKASGLIVLCGRFEGVDQRVLDARGFEEISVGDAVLAGGEAAAMVTIEAVVRLIPGVLGAAESLDTESFEDGLLEHPQYTRPRTFEGLDIPEVLLSGDHKKMAVWKQKQREATTKERRPDLWAAYLSKLQAKGAPKPE
- the rplS gene encoding 50S ribosomal protein L19; amino-acid sequence: MNLLQQIEAEEVAKLKGDKTFPAFQPGDTVRVNVKIKEGDRERVQAYEGVVIARAGTGINETFTVRKISFGEGVERKFPILSPNIDSIEVKRRGVVRRAKLYYLRDRRGKSARIVERSQNSTRGSKGDELRAQMANGSTEG
- a CDS encoding TonB-dependent receptor; this encodes MLTPLPVCLAARLLTATALAGTFAATLAAPALAQDVTEVVVTARKKPEALSRAPISVAVITGEQMRGAGAYDLRDAQVLTPSLLITSTANEAQTTARLRGVGTVGDNPGLESSVGVVIDGVVRARTATAMSDLGMVERVEILKGPQTSLFGKGASAGVIQAVTQAPRFTPEQVYELTAGERGTFAATAYVSGPLAEKLAGSLSLVHRQREGQYRVDTGVGPRSESRDGDQNYDSVRGQLLFMDSDRLKVRLIADYTARDENCCTGTAVQVGLSAPWLNGLASGQGVATKADVDSRHAFSNRSTAQHIKDGGVSGEINWRLDNGATLTSLTAARRFDHRQGYDADFSGADIYYRNPDDFGTRFDTLSQEFRLSGRNGPLDWLTGLYLSSEKLTRRDSYVYGEDYESYLSLLLSGGASTTSLTSLTGLTAGVAYPDGGGARDIHRQTERNAALFANLDWELTPDVSAIVGVRLNRQTKTLDSAYRNTDGGVGCAAAQGLKSAGLGTLCQSFSNPAFNGLDMTQKLSDDAVTGTFKLSWQTTASVMTYASVARGWKGGGFNLDREQTSTYAADRDTSFKPETVTAYEVGLKGRWFNGRVAFDAAAFHQAFRDFQLNTFLGATFLVTSVPELTSRGVETETRITLKNGLRLVSGVTWAESQFGPEMVPGLPRLTDARASFAPKWSATLQADYRREWRGMTVGAAIDARYNSDYNTGSDLAPIKIQGAYTLMNGRLSLANRDETVALDLWATNLTDETYYQVVFGAPLQSGTFNAFLGQPRTIGLTLRFRR